Proteins encoded together in one Mycolicibacter minnesotensis window:
- the mptB gene encoding polyprenol phosphomannose-dependent alpha 1,6 mannosyltransferase MptB: MSPGRHSLSTSIAYLHGDERTVGSPLNAAELVALRRTRLFGATGTVLMAIGALGAGARPVVQDPTFGVRLLNLPSRLSTVALTMTTTGAVMMALAWLMLGRFALGRRRMSRSQLDRTLLLWMLPLLVAPPMYSKDVYSYLAQSQISRLGLDPYRVGPAPALGLDHVFTLSVPSLWRETPAPYGPLFLWIGRGISALTGENIVTAVLCHRVVVLLGVGLIVWAVPRLAARCGVAEVSALWLGAANPLLLMHLVAGIHNEALMLGLMLTGTEFALRGITAAQPLMPSLRIHPTWTAWAPLVELLAGAVLITMSSQVKLPSLLALGFVAMALGWRWGGDLRAFLLAGTAMSVLAAAVTGLIGWASGLGFGWVFTLGTANVVRSWMSPPTLIALGTGQVGILLGLGDHTTAVLSLTRAIGVLIIAVLVVWLLLVVFQGRLHPVGGLGVALGITVLLFPVVQPWYLLWAIIPLAAWATRPQFRIAVIGVTLVVGIFGPTANGDRFALFQIVDATLASAVVVLGLFLLTYRRLPWRELPRESDGTTGDLSAREATPRPAATSDAYADSP; this comes from the coding sequence ATGTCCCCCGGCCGGCACTCGCTGAGCACGTCGATCGCGTATCTGCACGGCGACGAGCGCACGGTCGGCTCCCCCCTCAACGCCGCTGAACTGGTCGCATTGCGGCGCACTCGGCTGTTCGGCGCCACCGGAACTGTGCTGATGGCGATCGGTGCGCTCGGGGCCGGGGCGAGGCCGGTGGTGCAGGACCCGACTTTCGGGGTCCGGCTGCTGAACCTGCCGTCGCGGTTGTCCACGGTGGCTCTGACCATGACCACCACGGGTGCGGTGATGATGGCGCTGGCCTGGCTGATGCTCGGACGATTCGCCCTGGGACGGCGGAGGATGTCGCGCAGCCAGCTGGATCGCACGCTGCTGCTGTGGATGTTGCCGCTGCTGGTGGCCCCACCGATGTACAGCAAGGACGTCTACTCCTACCTGGCGCAGAGCCAGATCTCTCGACTGGGCCTGGACCCCTATCGGGTGGGGCCGGCGCCGGCCCTGGGCCTCGATCACGTCTTCACCCTCTCGGTTCCCAGCCTCTGGCGCGAAACCCCCGCGCCCTACGGCCCACTGTTCCTGTGGATCGGGCGCGGAATATCGGCGTTGACCGGCGAGAACATCGTCACCGCAGTGCTGTGCCACCGGGTAGTGGTGCTGCTCGGAGTCGGACTGATCGTGTGGGCGGTGCCGCGGTTGGCAGCCCGCTGCGGAGTCGCCGAGGTCAGCGCCCTGTGGTTGGGTGCGGCCAACCCGCTGCTGCTGATGCACCTGGTCGCCGGTATCCACAACGAGGCACTGATGCTGGGCCTGATGCTGACCGGCACCGAGTTCGCTCTGCGCGGGATCACCGCCGCCCAGCCCCTGATGCCTTCCCTGCGGATCCACCCGACCTGGACTGCCTGGGCACCGCTGGTCGAACTGTTGGCCGGCGCGGTGTTGATCACGATGTCGTCGCAGGTCAAGCTGCCGTCACTGTTGGCCCTGGGATTTGTGGCGATGGCCTTGGGCTGGCGATGGGGTGGCGACCTGCGGGCTTTCCTGCTGGCCGGTACCGCCATGTCGGTGCTGGCGGCAGCGGTGACGGGATTGATCGGCTGGGCCAGCGGACTGGGCTTCGGCTGGGTCTTCACGCTGGGTACCGCCAACGTGGTGCGCAGTTGGATGTCGCCGCCGACGCTGATCGCACTGGGCACCGGCCAGGTGGGGATCCTGCTGGGTTTGGGGGACCACACCACCGCGGTGCTCTCGCTGACGCGTGCCATCGGTGTGTTGATCATCGCGGTGCTGGTCGTCTGGCTGCTGTTGGTGGTATTCCAGGGCCGGCTACACCCGGTCGGCGGGCTCGGCGTCGCCCTGGGCATCACAGTTCTGCTGTTCCCGGTGGTTCAGCCCTGGTATCTGCTGTGGGCGATCATTCCGCTGGCCGCGTGGGCGACCCGCCCTCAATTTCGGATCGCGGTGATCGGGGTGACGCTGGTGGTGGGCATCTTCGGCCCTACTGCCAACGGCGACCGCTTCGCCCTGTTCCAGATCGTGGACGCGACGCTGGCCAGTGCCGTCGTGGTGTTGGGCCTGTTCTTGCTGACCTACCGGCGGCTGCCGTGGCGGGAGTTGCCCCGGGAATCCGATGGCACGACGGGCGACCTTTCCGCCCGGGAAGCCACCCCCCGGCCGGCCGCCACCAGCGACGCTTACGCTGATTCCCCGTGA
- a CDS encoding ABC transporter ATP-binding protein: protein MNSAVAVRLSGVRKRYGTGPSAIDAVAGLDFEVQTAEVFALLGPNGAGKTTTVEMCEGFVRPDAGTIEVLGLDPIADNDRLRERIGVMLQGGGSYPAARAGEMLKLVASYSANPLDPQWLLATLGLTDAARTTYRRLSGGQQQRLALACALVGRPELVFLDEPTAGMDAHARLLVWELIDALRRDGVTVVLTTHHLREAEELADRLLIIDHGAVVAAGTPAELTRSGAQGQLRFTAPPRLDLSLLITALPEGYRASEVQPGEYLVEGTVDPQVLATVTSWCARLDVLATQLRVEQRSLEDVFLELTGRELRP, encoded by the coding sequence GTGAACTCAGCTGTCGCGGTACGTCTGAGCGGGGTGCGCAAGCGTTACGGCACCGGTCCATCGGCGATAGATGCCGTCGCCGGCCTTGACTTCGAGGTACAGACCGCCGAGGTGTTCGCCCTCCTCGGCCCCAACGGTGCCGGTAAGACGACAACGGTAGAGATGTGCGAAGGCTTCGTGCGTCCCGACGCCGGCACCATCGAGGTCCTCGGCTTAGACCCGATCGCCGACAACGATCGGCTGCGGGAACGCATCGGCGTGATGCTGCAGGGCGGCGGCAGCTATCCGGCCGCCCGCGCGGGCGAGATGCTCAAGCTGGTGGCCTCCTACTCGGCGAACCCGCTGGACCCGCAGTGGCTGCTGGCGACCCTCGGACTGACCGACGCCGCGCGCACCACCTACCGCCGGCTCTCGGGCGGTCAGCAGCAACGGCTCGCACTGGCCTGCGCCCTGGTCGGCCGGCCGGAGCTGGTGTTCCTAGACGAGCCCACCGCCGGCATGGACGCCCACGCGCGCCTGCTGGTGTGGGAACTGATCGATGCGTTGCGCCGCGACGGCGTGACGGTGGTGCTCACCACCCACCATCTTCGCGAGGCCGAAGAGCTCGCCGATCGGCTGCTGATCATCGACCACGGCGCCGTGGTGGCGGCCGGCACACCGGCGGAGTTGACCCGCAGCGGGGCCCAAGGGCAGCTGCGGTTCACCGCACCGCCTCGCTTAGACCTGTCACTGCTGATCACGGCGTTGCCGGAGGGCTATCGGGCCAGCGAGGTACAGCCCGGCGAATACCTGGTCGAGGGGACGGTGGATCCGCAGGTTCTGGCGACCGTGACCTCCTGGTGCGCACGCCTGGACGTCCTGGCCACCCAACTGCGGGTCGAACAGCGCAGCCTTGAGGACGTGTTCTTGGAGCTGACCGGACGGGAGCTACGCCCATGA
- a CDS encoding ABC transporter permease yields MSAQQLFAPGTFTPDPRPAGVPAMLAAQYRLELTLLLRNGEQLLLTMFIPITLLVGLTVLPLGPFGEGHAERATTVLPVIMSLAVIATAFTGQAIAVAFDRRYGALKRLGATALPVWGVIAGKSLSVATVVLLQSVLLGAIGFALGWRPTVAGLGLGAVIIALGTACFAALGLLLGGSLRAEIVLAGANLLWFVFGGFSALTVETDLVPSTVRWLARLTPSGALTEALAQALSVSVDWFGIAVVCVWGVVAAIGAVRWFRFS; encoded by the coding sequence ATGAGTGCCCAGCAGTTGTTCGCGCCTGGGACCTTCACCCCCGACCCGCGGCCAGCCGGTGTACCGGCGATGCTGGCCGCGCAGTATCGGCTGGAGCTGACCCTGCTGCTGCGCAACGGCGAGCAGCTGTTGTTGACGATGTTCATCCCGATCACCCTCTTGGTCGGGCTGACCGTGCTGCCCCTCGGCCCCTTCGGCGAGGGCCATGCCGAGCGTGCCACGACGGTGCTGCCGGTGATCATGTCGTTGGCGGTGATCGCCACTGCATTCACCGGCCAGGCCATCGCGGTCGCGTTCGACCGGCGCTACGGAGCACTCAAACGCCTAGGTGCCACGGCATTGCCGGTGTGGGGTGTGATCGCCGGAAAGTCGTTGTCGGTGGCCACCGTTGTGCTGCTGCAATCGGTGTTGCTGGGCGCGATCGGTTTTGCGCTGGGCTGGCGACCGACGGTGGCCGGACTGGGTCTGGGCGCGGTGATCATCGCGCTGGGGACCGCCTGCTTTGCCGCGCTGGGTCTGCTGCTCGGCGGTAGTCTGCGCGCCGAGATCGTGCTGGCCGGCGCCAATCTGCTGTGGTTCGTCTTCGGGGGGTTCTCGGCCCTGACGGTGGAGACCGATCTGGTACCGAGCACGGTGCGCTGGCTGGCCCGTCTGACGCCCTCCGGCGCGCTCACCGAGGCGCTGGCGCAGGCATTGAGCGTCTCGGTTGACTGGTTCGGCATCGCCGTGGTGTGCGTTTGGGGCGTGGTGGCTGCCATCGGTGCGGTGCGGTGGTTTCGGTTCAGCTGA
- a CDS encoding COX15/CtaA family protein — protein MRLVDLLPEPGLRTQRWLAAAVVFTQGFISITGAIVRVTASGLGCPTWPQCFPGSYVPVAVSEVPRIHQAIEFGNRMVTFAVVITAALAVLAVIRARRRTEVLVYAWLMPGSTVLQAVIGGITVRTGLAWWTVSVHLLVSMLMVWLAVQFYAKVGQTDDESAVVSYRVPAPLRGLTALCAVTLAAVLMTGTLVTAAGPHAGDKSAARTVARLKVEVATLAHLHESLLIGFLGLLVGLAFGMAAVQAAQPVIRRLAVVTVLTLAQGLIGVVQYFTGVPAVLVTLHVAGAVLVTGATAALWASLRQRTQPEPL, from the coding sequence ATGCGCCTGGTAGACCTGCTCCCCGAACCGGGCCTGCGCACCCAGCGGTGGCTGGCCGCCGCGGTGGTGTTCACCCAGGGGTTCATCTCGATCACCGGTGCGATCGTCCGCGTCACCGCCTCCGGGTTGGGATGCCCGACGTGGCCGCAGTGCTTTCCGGGCAGCTATGTCCCGGTGGCTGTGTCGGAGGTGCCCCGGATTCATCAGGCCATCGAGTTCGGCAATCGCATGGTCACCTTCGCGGTGGTGATCACCGCGGCACTGGCCGTGTTGGCGGTGATCCGCGCCCGGCGACGTACCGAGGTATTGGTCTATGCCTGGCTGATGCCCGGCTCCACGGTGTTGCAGGCGGTGATCGGCGGAATCACCGTGCGCACCGGGTTGGCCTGGTGGACGGTGTCGGTGCACCTGCTGGTCTCCATGCTGATGGTGTGGCTGGCGGTGCAGTTCTACGCGAAAGTCGGCCAGACCGACGATGAATCGGCGGTGGTGAGCTACCGGGTCCCGGCGCCGTTGCGTGGGTTGACCGCACTGTGCGCCGTGACGCTGGCCGCAGTGCTGATGACCGGCACCCTGGTGACCGCCGCCGGCCCGCATGCCGGCGACAAAAGCGCGGCCCGCACAGTGGCCCGCCTGAAGGTGGAGGTCGCCACGCTCGCCCACCTGCACGAGTCGCTGCTGATCGGTTTCCTCGGTCTGCTGGTGGGACTGGCCTTCGGGATGGCCGCGGTGCAGGCGGCCCAACCGGTGATCCGCCGGCTGGCGGTCGTGACCGTGCTGACGTTGGCTCAGGGGCTGATCGGCGTGGTCCAGTACTTCACGGGTGTGCCCGCCGTGCTGGTCACCCTGCACGTGGCAGGCGCGGTGCTGGTCACCGGCGCGACCGCGGCGCTATGGGCGTCGCTGCGACAGCGGACCCAACCCGAGCCGCTCTAG
- a CDS encoding ATP-grasp domain-containing protein, whose amino-acid sequence MKLARPDIFHPRIMLAVDPRGGRHDGADPDSDAGLVAALRHRGLHARRLPWDDPETLAADLVILRTAGGDQGRRAEFLDWTTRVRHLLNPPEAVAWNADRRYLADLQCDGVPTLVGESRRDVTALVFFGAGRSHAFGAAGFDPDFELWDIGRAALRAAAERLSIRIEELLYARVDVAGSAADARLVSLDLIAPQLGFSELDADEKDRAQRRFAVEVTAALERLGLGPLSQRRP is encoded by the coding sequence ATGAAGCTGGCCCGGCCCGACATCTTCCATCCGCGCATCATGCTGGCGGTCGATCCCCGGGGCGGTCGGCACGACGGCGCCGATCCTGACAGCGACGCCGGCCTGGTCGCGGCGTTGCGTCACCGTGGGCTGCACGCCCGTCGATTGCCCTGGGACGACCCCGAGACCCTGGCGGCGGATCTGGTGATTCTGCGGACCGCCGGCGGCGATCAAGGACGGCGCGCCGAATTCCTGGACTGGACGACGCGGGTGAGGCACCTGCTGAATCCGCCGGAAGCGGTGGCCTGGAACGCCGACCGCCGCTACCTGGCAGACCTGCAGTGCGACGGGGTGCCGACGCTAGTCGGGGAATCGCGGCGTGACGTCACGGCCCTGGTGTTCTTCGGTGCCGGTCGCTCGCATGCCTTCGGCGCCGCGGGTTTCGACCCGGACTTCGAGCTGTGGGACATCGGACGTGCCGCCCTGCGGGCTGCCGCCGAACGTCTGAGCATCCGGATCGAGGAACTGCTCTACGCGCGTGTCGACGTCGCCGGAAGCGCCGCGGATGCACGCCTGGTCAGCCTGGATCTCATTGCGCCGCAATTGGGATTCAGCGAGCTGGACGCCGACGAGAAAGACCGGGCCCAACGCCGTTTCGCCGTCGAGGTCACCGCCGCGCTAGAGCGGCTCGGGTTGGGTCCGCTGTCGCAGCGACGCCCATAG
- a CDS encoding quinone oxidoreductase family protein, with translation MHAVEVAATGGPEVLTYVDRPQPSPGSGEVLIEVEAVGVNYIDTYFRSGIYPAALPFVVGSEAAGTVAQVGDGVTTLGVGDRVVTAAATGAYAEFCTAPAALAAPIPAGVDAGVAAAALLKGLTAHYLITSVYAVQPGDTVLLHAGAGGVGLILTQWATALGARVITTVSGPSKADLSRRAGAVEVLDYPGSGDDAAVTFGARIRELTEGVGVAAVYDGVGAATFDASLASLAVRGTLALFGAASGPVPPVDPQRLNAAGSVYLTRPNLGHFTRTAEEFSWRAGELFDAVVNGTIEVTVSRHYRLADAAQAHRDLQGRRTVGSIVLDA, from the coding sequence ATGCACGCCGTGGAAGTGGCCGCGACCGGTGGCCCCGAAGTCTTGACCTATGTCGACAGGCCGCAGCCCTCCCCCGGCTCCGGCGAAGTGCTGATCGAAGTGGAGGCCGTCGGGGTCAACTACATCGACACCTACTTCCGCTCCGGGATCTATCCGGCTGCGCTGCCTTTCGTCGTCGGCAGCGAGGCCGCCGGCACCGTGGCACAGGTCGGCGATGGCGTGACCACGCTCGGTGTCGGAGATCGTGTGGTGACGGCTGCGGCCACCGGCGCCTATGCCGAATTCTGCACGGCGCCAGCGGCTTTGGCGGCGCCGATTCCAGCCGGCGTCGACGCCGGTGTGGCCGCAGCCGCCCTACTCAAAGGCCTTACGGCGCATTACCTCATCACGTCGGTGTACGCCGTGCAGCCCGGCGACACCGTTTTACTCCATGCCGGAGCCGGCGGGGTGGGGCTGATCCTCACGCAATGGGCCACCGCGCTGGGCGCCCGGGTGATCACCACCGTGTCGGGTCCGTCCAAGGCGGATTTGTCACGGCGGGCCGGCGCCGTGGAGGTACTGGACTACCCGGGCTCAGGTGACGACGCCGCGGTCACGTTCGGCGCCCGCATCCGGGAGTTGACCGAGGGCGTCGGTGTGGCCGCGGTGTATGACGGCGTGGGAGCCGCCACGTTCGACGCCAGCCTGGCCAGTCTGGCTGTGCGGGGCACGCTGGCATTGTTCGGCGCGGCCAGCGGACCGGTTCCGCCGGTCGATCCGCAGCGCCTCAACGCCGCCGGGTCGGTGTACCTGACCCGGCCCAACCTCGGCCATTTCACCCGGACAGCCGAGGAATTCTCCTGGCGGGCCGGCGAACTCTTCGACGCTGTCGTGAATGGCACGATCGAGGTGACGGTCAGCCGGCACTATCGGCTCGCCGACGCTGCCCAGGCGCACCGCGACCTGCAGGGCCGTCGCACCGTCGGCTCGATCGTGCTCGACGCTTAG
- a CDS encoding PPE family protein, with protein sequence MASAPEVHAALLSAGPGPGPLLGAAGAWTSLSGTYAEAAADLTAVLASGSGAWRGVAGEQYQAAHLPYLAWLHRAAADSARMALVHEQAAAAYAAALAAMPTLPELAANHATHGTLVATNFFGINTIPIALNEADYFRMWMQAATTMATYQAACEASMAATPTAIPADPIQRSASADSPWTPEPITENPLQGLLDFLEPILKSLGIETGRPGLDPITNAVTTAVADFLRNFGINWDPAAKALNGLGYEFYADATKPIWYLARTLELYQDFLMITQDPSQIIPALQYFAALVLFDWPTHIAQLLQAVSQPAAMAAAAGAVVAPVGGLSGLAGLAGMPQPVPAGGAVPVTAAVVADVPAVAVGSAVAAAPPPPAPPPAAAPAGAAPAPPAPAPPATVPAGPPLLPYLIGGGPRIDYGSGLGAHASAADSAKRKTPTPEAGSVAAAAETRRANRLRRRQTRPGHSDAVMDLTVGVTPDWEPASVSERGAGELGRSGSLQGTHSRVTGLTRLEGAEFADGPRVPLLPDGWDCDRGGR encoded by the coding sequence ATGGCGTCTGCGCCCGAGGTGCATGCGGCGCTGCTCAGTGCGGGCCCAGGCCCCGGGCCGCTGCTCGGCGCCGCGGGTGCATGGACGTCGTTGAGCGGAACCTATGCGGAGGCCGCAGCGGATCTCACGGCAGTGTTGGCGTCGGGCAGCGGGGCGTGGCGCGGCGTCGCGGGCGAGCAGTATCAGGCGGCGCACCTGCCGTATCTGGCGTGGCTGCACCGCGCCGCAGCCGACAGCGCCCGGATGGCGCTGGTGCACGAACAGGCGGCCGCGGCGTATGCCGCCGCGTTGGCGGCTATGCCGACGCTGCCCGAGCTGGCTGCCAACCACGCCACCCACGGCACGCTGGTGGCAACGAACTTCTTCGGGATCAACACCATTCCGATCGCGCTCAACGAAGCCGACTACTTCCGGATGTGGATGCAGGCCGCCACCACCATGGCGACCTACCAGGCGGCATGTGAGGCGTCGATGGCAGCGACCCCCACTGCTATTCCGGCGGACCCGATCCAGAGATCAGCGTCGGCCGACTCGCCATGGACGCCGGAGCCGATCACCGAGAATCCCCTGCAGGGGCTGCTCGACTTCCTCGAACCGATTCTGAAGAGTCTTGGCATCGAAACGGGACGCCCTGGGCTCGATCCCATCACCAACGCCGTGACGACCGCCGTGGCGGATTTCCTGCGGAACTTCGGGATCAATTGGGACCCAGCCGCTAAGGCGCTCAACGGCCTCGGTTACGAGTTCTACGCCGATGCCACCAAACCGATCTGGTACCTCGCGCGAACTCTGGAGCTCTACCAGGACTTCTTGATGATCACCCAGGACCCGAGCCAGATCATCCCGGCGCTGCAGTACTTCGCGGCATTGGTGCTGTTCGACTGGCCCACCCATATCGCCCAGCTACTGCAGGCCGTAAGCCAGCCGGCGGCGATGGCCGCCGCCGCGGGCGCCGTAGTGGCACCTGTCGGTGGCCTGTCCGGCCTCGCAGGCCTCGCCGGTATGCCTCAGCCGGTGCCCGCGGGCGGCGCCGTGCCGGTTACTGCGGCGGTCGTCGCCGATGTACCGGCTGTCGCGGTCGGCTCGGCGGTGGCGGCCGCACCGCCGCCACCGGCGCCGCCACCCGCTGCCGCCCCGGCCGGTGCGGCCCCGGCGCCTCCGGCTCCAGCGCCGCCGGCGACCGTACCCGCCGGCCCGCCGCTGTTGCCCTACCTGATCGGGGGCGGGCCCCGGATCGACTACGGCTCAGGTCTCGGCGCCCATGCCTCCGCCGCGGACAGCGCCAAGCGCAAGACGCCCACCCCCGAGGCCGGCTCGGTCGCGGCGGCTGCGGAAACCCGCCGGGCCAACCGCCTCCGGCGACGCCAAACCAGACCGGGGCACAGTGACGCTGTGATGGATCTGACCGTCGGAGTGACCCCGGACTGGGAACCGGCGTCGGTGTCCGAACGCGGAGCGGGCGAGCTGGGCCGCTCCGGAAGCCTGCAGGGCACCCATAGCCGCGTCACCGGGCTCACCCGCCTGGAAGGGGCGGAATTCGCCGACGGTCCCAGGGTGCCGCTACTGCCCGACGGCTGGGACTGCGACCGCGGCGGCCGCTAA
- a CDS encoding PPE family protein → MASPPEVHSALLSAGAGSGPLLAAAAAWSALAAQYTAAAEELMTTLEAVQGGGWQGPSAESYMTAHVPYVAWLNQTATDSATTGARLEAVAAAYLSALAAMPTLAELAANHVTHGMLAATNFFGVNTIPLALNEADYARMWVQAATTMATYQAVSGAAVASAPQATSAPQIVKAEAQPADDGEGTDPTVNDPLDQLIAKILQTASNGQINWDPAHAMMNGIPYDEYVDPNQPMFWLVRSLELLEDFQQLGVNFQQNPALAFQYLVQLAEFDWPTHLAEIGSWLAQSPQLFAAAVGVLVGPAGATGGLAGLAGLAGVSQPVAPLPLGTAPDSYAGVGSPSTGAQAPAIPSTAAPAAPAAAAAPAPPAAGVGGSTPAPAPPPGAAPFFPPYLIGPPGVGAGSGMSGRAGASRKSSEPRGSAAAAEAGAAVHEQQRARRRRRAAMRRPGNAVMDLTVEVTPQWQDPMQADVTASSQRAGGFAGTGARVDRPAVGLMVSSGRAFDEGPRLPLLPGSGLDTK, encoded by the coding sequence ATGGCATCGCCCCCGGAGGTGCACTCGGCCCTGCTGAGCGCCGGGGCGGGATCGGGTCCGCTGCTGGCTGCTGCGGCCGCGTGGTCGGCGCTGGCCGCCCAGTACACCGCCGCGGCCGAGGAGCTCATGACGACCCTGGAGGCCGTCCAGGGCGGCGGGTGGCAGGGGCCCAGCGCGGAGTCCTACATGACCGCTCACGTGCCCTACGTGGCCTGGCTGAATCAAACCGCCACGGACAGCGCCACGACGGGGGCCCGGTTGGAGGCGGTCGCCGCGGCCTACCTCAGCGCGCTGGCCGCCATGCCGACGTTGGCCGAGCTTGCCGCGAATCACGTCACCCACGGGATGTTGGCGGCGACGAACTTCTTCGGCGTCAACACCATTCCCCTGGCGCTCAACGAGGCCGACTACGCACGGATGTGGGTGCAGGCCGCGACGACCATGGCGACCTATCAGGCAGTCAGCGGCGCGGCGGTGGCCTCGGCGCCCCAGGCAACCTCGGCGCCGCAGATCGTCAAGGCCGAGGCGCAGCCCGCCGATGATGGCGAGGGCACCGACCCCACCGTCAACGATCCGCTGGATCAGCTGATCGCCAAGATTCTGCAGACCGCCAGCAACGGGCAGATCAATTGGGACCCGGCCCACGCGATGATGAACGGCATTCCCTATGACGAGTACGTCGATCCCAATCAGCCGATGTTCTGGCTGGTGAGGTCACTGGAACTGTTGGAGGACTTTCAGCAGCTGGGCGTGAATTTCCAGCAGAATCCCGCACTGGCATTCCAGTACCTGGTCCAGCTCGCAGAGTTCGACTGGCCGACACATCTCGCCGAGATCGGCTCATGGCTGGCCCAATCGCCGCAGTTGTTCGCGGCCGCGGTCGGTGTGCTGGTCGGCCCTGCGGGCGCGACAGGAGGTCTGGCCGGATTGGCCGGATTGGCCGGCGTTTCGCAGCCTGTCGCTCCGCTTCCGTTGGGCACCGCTCCTGATTCCTACGCCGGCGTTGGATCGCCGTCGACGGGAGCCCAGGCACCGGCGATTCCCTCCACAGCTGCCCCGGCTGCCCCGGCTGCGGCGGCCGCGCCGGCCCCGCCGGCAGCCGGGGTTGGCGGGTCCACCCCGGCGCCGGCTCCGCCCCCGGGAGCCGCGCCCTTCTTCCCGCCTTATCTGATTGGGCCGCCCGGTGTCGGGGCCGGCTCCGGCATGTCCGGGCGAGCCGGAGCATCCCGCAAGTCCTCCGAGCCCCGGGGTTCTGCGGCGGCCGCTGAGGCGGGAGCCGCGGTGCACGAACAGCAGCGGGCCCGTCGACGGCGGCGCGCCGCGATGCGCCGGCCCGGTAACGCTGTCATGGACCTCACTGTCGAGGTGACACCGCAATGGCAGGATCCGATGCAGGCCGATGTGACGGCGTCGTCGCAGCGAGCCGGCGGTTTCGCCGGGACCGGCGCTCGCGTCGACAGACCGGCTGTGGGGCTGATGGTGTCCTCCGGTAGGGCCTTCGACGAAGGACCGCGGCTGCCGTTGCTGCCCGGTAGCGGACTCGACACGAAGTAA
- a CDS encoding heme o synthase: protein MSIRERAQPRRIRAIRSTLLAYLSLTKPRIIELLLVTTIPAMLLADRGTVNPLLIFNTLIGGMLAAASANALNCVVDADIDKVMKRTALRPLARDAVPTRNALVFSLGLGAGSFVWLWRTTNLMSGLLAMATIAFYVLVYTMMLKRRTSQNVVWGGAAGCMPVVIGWSAVTGTIGWPALVMFLVIFFWTPPHTWALAMRYKEDYAAAGVPMLPVVASEHVVTHRIVVYTWATVLATLALVPAAGWLYAAVAVVAGAWFLAMAHQLYAGVRRGEPIKPLRLFLQSNNYLALVFCALAVDSAIGLPTLF from the coding sequence GTGAGTATTCGCGAGCGCGCACAGCCGCGCCGAATACGCGCAATACGCAGCACGTTGTTGGCGTATCTGTCGCTGACCAAGCCGCGGATCATCGAGTTGCTCCTGGTGACGACCATTCCCGCGATGCTGCTCGCGGACCGTGGCACGGTGAATCCGCTGCTGATCTTCAACACGCTGATCGGCGGGATGCTGGCCGCCGCCAGTGCCAATGCGCTGAACTGCGTCGTCGACGCCGACATCGACAAGGTGATGAAGCGCACTGCGCTCCGGCCGCTGGCGCGTGACGCGGTGCCGACCCGCAACGCTCTGGTGTTCAGCCTGGGGCTGGGTGCGGGCTCTTTCGTGTGGCTGTGGCGTACCACGAACTTGATGTCGGGTCTGCTGGCCATGGCCACCATCGCGTTCTACGTGCTGGTCTACACGATGATGCTCAAGCGGCGCACCTCACAGAACGTGGTCTGGGGCGGAGCGGCCGGCTGCATGCCGGTAGTGATCGGTTGGTCGGCGGTCACCGGCACCATCGGCTGGCCCGCGCTGGTGATGTTCCTGGTGATCTTCTTCTGGACGCCGCCGCATACCTGGGCGCTGGCGATGCGCTACAAGGAGGACTACGCGGCGGCGGGGGTGCCCATGCTGCCGGTGGTCGCCAGCGAGCACGTGGTCACCCACCGAATCGTGGTCTACACCTGGGCGACGGTGTTGGCGACCTTGGCGCTGGTTCCTGCTGCGGGGTGGCTGTACGCGGCGGTCGCGGTCGTGGCCGGTGCCTGGTTCCTGGCCATGGCTCACCAGCTCTACGCAGGGGTGCGACGTGGTGAGCCGATCAAGCCCCTGCGGCTGTTCCTGCAGTCCAACAACTACCTGGCGCTGGTCTTCTGTGCGCTGGCGGTGGACTCGGCCATCGGCCTGCCCACGCTGTTCTAG